The region TTTACTACTTAGTATTTGTGCTTCGACATTAATTTTTGTCATTTTTAAAACTATTGGCAAGCGTAATGTTAACACCTTACAAACTATTGTGGTCAACTACTTTACCGCATTTACTTTAGGCGTTTTAAGTTATGATTCTACTGTAGTTGTTTCAGAAATAATTTCCTCAAAATGGTTTTTTGGAGCAATTGGCTTGGGTATTTTATTTATTACCATATTTAATGTCATGGCATTAACAGCACAGCGTAACGGTTTATCTGTTGCTTCTGTTGCAAGTAAAATGAGTGTAGTAATTCCAATAATTTTTGGACTTTTTGTGTATAATGAAAGTTTAGGATGGCAAAAAGGACTAGGTATTATTTTAGCATTAGTTGCAGTTTACTTAGCTTCAGTCAAAGTAAAATCAAAAACCTTCTCTTACAAAGGTTTATGGTTACCTATCATTTTATTTTTAGGGTCTGGTACTATAGACACTTCCATAAAATATATTGAAACAACCTATTTGGCAGATAATGGTATTCCTATTTTTTCTGCTACCATTTTTTTAATAGCAGGTTGTATTGGAGTTGGCTTGCTTTCTGCGAAAGCGATACAAAATACTTATGTTTTTGACTCTAAAAGCATCATAGCAGGAGTTGTATTAGGAATTGTCAACTACTACTCCATTTATACTTTATTAAAAGCTTTAAATGCAGAACACTTTGAAAGTTCGACCATTTTTACTGTCAATAATGTTGCTATTGTCATGTTATCCACTGTAATAGGCTTATTGTTATTTAAAGAAAAATTGTCTCTAAAAAACTGGATAGGAATTAGCATTGCCATTATTTCTATAATTCTAGTAACTTTAGCTTAGACTTATGGAAAACG is a window of Olleya sp. YS DNA encoding:
- a CDS encoding EamA/RhaT family transporter, coding for MYLLLSICASTLIFVIFKTIGKRNVNTLQTIVVNYFTAFTLGVLSYDSTVVVSEIISSKWFFGAIGLGILFITIFNVMALTAQRNGLSVASVASKMSVVIPIIFGLFVYNESLGWQKGLGIILALVAVYLASVKVKSKTFSYKGLWLPIILFLGSGTIDTSIKYIETTYLADNGIPIFSATIFLIAGCIGVGLLSAKAIQNTYVFDSKSIIAGVVLGIVNYYSIYTLLKALNAEHFESSTIFTVNNVAIVMLSTVIGLLLFKEKLSLKNWIGISIAIISIILVTLA